A stretch of the Arachis stenosperma cultivar V10309 chromosome 6, arast.V10309.gnm1.PFL2, whole genome shotgun sequence genome encodes the following:
- the LOC130933305 gene encoding auxin-responsive protein SAUR23-like: protein MMMMSIRLPFEKKKLMVPKGYFAVYVGEVEKKRFVIPLSFLNQPSFQQLLSMAEEEFGFTHPMGGLTIPCTQDTFIHLTSLLHAQTQ from the coding sequence atgATGATGATGTCCATTCGCCTACCctttgaaaagaagaaattgaTGGTGCCAAAAGGGTACTTTGCAGTGTATGTAGGAGAGGTTGAAAAGAAGAGATTTGTGATACCACTTTCATTCTTGAATCAGCCTTCGTTTCAACAACTGCTGAGTATGGCCGAAGAAGAATTTGGCTTCACACATCCAATGGGTGGCCTCACAATTCCTTGCACACAAGACACTTTCATTCATCTCACTTCTCTCTTGCATGCACAAACACAATGA
- the LOC130933288 gene encoding protein ENHANCED DISEASE RESISTANCE 2-like, whose product MCQKRNTRRSSGNTTTNSGGTPEWISESINGGSLRHVDLHTGSNGWASPPGDVFSLRSVNYFTKQQKSPAGDYLLSPAGMDWLKSTTRIDNVLSRSDNRVSHALRKSHTLGRSLKSFVFAVNLQIPYGKDHHSAVFYFATKEPIRSGSLLDRFVNGDDRFRNERFKLVNRIVKGPWIVRKAVGNHSACLLGKAVTCNYHRGSNYLEIDVDIGSSAIANAILRIALGCVTSVTIDMGFVVEAQEEEELPERLIGAVRVCQMELGAATVVESVHSPSMAAVARGNGLAKVNHHKSADEIVGVNG is encoded by the coding sequence ATGTGCCAAAAGAGGAACACTCGCCGGAGCTCCGGCAACACGACCACCAACAGCGGCGGAACACCGGAATGGATCTCCGAATCAATCAACGGAGGATCACTCCGCCACGTGGACCTCCACACTGGATCCAACGGCTGGGCCTCACCTCCCGGCGACGTCTTCTCCCTCCGCTCCGTCAACTACTTCACAAAACAACAAAAATCCCCTGCCGGTGACTACCTCCTCTCGCCGGCCGGCATGGACTGGCTCAAATCCACCACAAGAATCGACAACGTCCTCTCACGCTCTGACAATCGCGTGTCGCACGCGCTCAGAAAATCACACACCTTAGGTCGCTCCCTCAAGAGCTTCGTTTTCGCTGTGAACCTTCAAATTCCCTACGGTAAGGACCACCACAGTGCCGTGTTCTACTTCGCAACGAAAGAACCGATTCGGTCCGGTTCGTTATTGGACCGATTCGTTAACGGAGATGACCGGTTCAGGAACGAGCGGTTTAAGCTTGTGAACCGTATCGTGAAGGGACCGTGGATCGTTAGAAAAGCCGTTGGAAACCACAGCGCGTGTTTGTTAGGGAAAGCGGTTACGTGTAACTACCACAGAGGGAGTAACTACTTGGAAATCGACGTTGACATTGGGAGCAGTGCGATTGCGAACGCGATTTTGAGAATCGCGTTGGGGTGCGTGACGAGCGTTACGATCGATATGGGTTTTGTTGTGGAGGCGCAGGAGGAGGAGGAGCTGCCGGAGAGGTTGATTGGCGCTGTTAGGGTTTGCCAGATGGAATTGGGGGCTGCGACGGTAGTGGAGTCGGTACACTCACCGTCGATGGCTGCGGTGGCGCGTGGGAATGGGTTAGCCAAGGTGAATCACCATAAGTCTGCAGATGAGATCGTTGGAGTGAATGGAtaa